In the Coregonus clupeaformis isolate EN_2021a unplaced genomic scaffold, ASM2061545v1 scaf0322, whole genome shotgun sequence genome, one interval contains:
- the LOC121570301 gene encoding 2,4-dienoyl-CoA reductase [(3E)-enoyl-CoA-producing], mitochondrial: protein MASTLLGRVSSISKTDLTLPLKGLVYRRLFSSGTRALSETGPPQAKFFPANEGSMLLPGTYKGKVAFITGGGTGLGKGMTTTLSALGAECVIASRKLDVLKKTAEEITAQTGNKVHAVQCDVRDPKAIEAAVDQLVEVAGLPDVVINNAAGNFISPSEKLSANAWRTITDIVLNGTAFVTLELGKRLILAEKGAAFLAITTIYAETGSGFVVPSAAAKSGVETLCTSLAAEWGRYGLRFNVIQPGPIRTKGAFSRLDPTGMFEKAMIGRIPVGRLGTPGEIANLAAYLCSDYASWVSGAIIRMDGGEYVSMAGEFNDLRRVTKEQWAMMETMIRGTKGS, encoded by the exons ATGGCATCCACTTTACTGGGACGGGTGTCATCAATATCTAAAACTGATTTAACCTTGCCGTTGAAGGGTCTTGTCTACAGACGG TTGTTCAGCAGTGGGACCAGGGCATTGAGTGAGACTGGACCCCCCCAGGCTAAATTCTTTCCTGCAAATGAAGGATCAATGCTGCTCCCTGGGACTTACAAAGGCAAAGTGGCCTTTATCACAGGAGGAGGAACGGGGTTGGGAAAAGGCATGACCACAACACTGTCAGCACTAGGGGCAGAGTGTGTCATCGCTAGCAG AAAACTGGACGTTTTGAAAAAGACTGCAGAGGAAATTACAGCCCAGACAGGAAATAAG GTCCATGCTGTGCAGTGTGATGTGAGAGACCCCAAGGCAATTGAAGCTGCtgtggaccaactggtggaggtTGCTGGTCTCCCTGAT GTGGTGATCAACAACGCTGCAGGGAACTTCATCTCCCCCTCAGAGAAGCTGTCTGCCAACGCATGGAGGACCATCACAGACATCGTCCTGAACGGCACAGCCTTTGTCACCCTGGAGCTGGGCAAGAGGCTGATACTGGCCGAGAAGG GTGCTGCATTTCTGGCCATCACCACTATCTACGCAGAGACCGGCTCTGGATTCGTTGTGCCCAGCGCGGCTGCCAAGTCAGGAGTGGAAACTCTGTGCAC GTCTCTGGCTGCGGAGTGGGGGAGGTATGGCTTGAGGTTTAATGTCATCCAGCCAGGACCAATCAGAACCAAG GGGGCCTTCAGTCGTCTCGATCCCACGGGCATGTTTGAGAAGGCCATGATCGGCAGGATACCCGTGGGCAGGCTGGGCACACCCGGAGAGATTGCCAACCTGGCAGCCTACCTGTGCAGTGACTACGCCAGTTGGGTGTCTGGAGCG ATCATTCGAATGGACGGTGGAGAGTATGTCTCCATGGCAGGAGAATTCAATGATCTGAGGAGG GTCACTAAGGAGCAGTGGGCTATGATGGAGACCATGATCAGGGGCACCAAGGGATCCTAA